A window of Fusarium oxysporum Fo47 chromosome II, complete sequence genomic DNA:
CGAGGCGGCTACGGACGCTGTATGTTGCCATAGCACAGATACGAGGACGAAGATAgctgagatgaagatcaGGGCAAGGGCAATTTGGGAGACGGGACGAGACGGGAAAGGCTTGACTTCGCGGTCAGAGCCTTCTGAATCGGTCTCCTCGTGCCATCCAGGGAAGGTcgcgagaaggagaaggcagacgaaagcaaagatgatggcgatgatacTGAGAATCAGGTTAGTGTGCTTCGATTTCGGTGCACGCGGAGTGAGAACTCACATGAGATATGGGAATACAATCATATCTTTGAACTGAGCAGCCAGCcagatgaggttgagaggaTCTTGGTCCACATCAACCTCCTTAGCCAGTGCAGTTGCATTGTTGCTGCACAGCCAGGAACCACCGTCGGGGTTGATACAGATACCGAAATAACCAACGCGAGCTTGCAATGAAGCGTCACCTGCGATGTTCTCGATAGCTGAATGGAGGTTGTAGTCGACCTGGGCTGTATCGGGCACTGCTGTGTAGCTCTTGTAGTAGATAGATAGTAGGAAGATATCAGGGATAAGTGGCGAGGACGATGAACAGCCAGCGAGAAGCAGTGCTTGTTTTGGTTAGAAAAGTATCTCATTTAGGGGTAAAATAGCTCACATAATAGAAtaatggcgatggcgataAGGATCATCAATACATGGTGATAACCGAGGAATGGAACGAAGCCTAGTGAAATTAGATGTTAGCGATGCGGACGATATCAGCTGAGACATTTCATCGACGTCCCGAGACTAGACAATCACTTACGATACCAGCCGACCTGGACTTTTTGCCTTCTAGAGGacgagctgctgctgctgctcgtcCCGGAACCCATCGTGAATGATGTTGATCCTGCACTCCTTCAAGGTGTTGTCGGTTGAAGTAGTGGCGGGAAACAACTGAGTTGTCTGCGCTCGTCCCCCAGTTAGGGAGCGACGAACACGAGTTTCTCAAGACTACTATCACTTGGTTTCCTTGCTCTTTCTGTTACCGCTTGGTCGCGTAACACTCTGGAAGCGATCCTTTGATCGACCCCGAACTTCCTCCACTGGATCAGTCAATCTGTCTCGGGAACAACTGGTTCTTGTCGAGGTGAAGGAGCGGTGGAATGCGGACGGGAGAAATCGATGTCTCGGTAGACAATCGACACTGGAATGTATGTGGGCTAAAGACGACGGTTGGTGACAACGAGCGAAAGCCGGGCCCTGTAATAGCGAAATCTTGTTAAAGGAGGTTAAGTTAAGTCAAGTTGAGAGTTGGCCACAATAAATCAAGAGCCTTGAAGATCAGTTCACACGTTCTGCTAACGAGGGTGAAGACTTATTGGTTTTGTTAGAGAATCTCCTCAGAaaaggagagaagaaggaaaggagAGAAGCGGTCAGTCAGTCAATTAGTCGGAGCAGTTTCGTATACCAATACCAGACAATTGGGCGGATATTCGATGGCTGGGAAAGACTTGGGATAACTACCAACCTCTGGACTTTTCGGTGGGTGATGCAGAGGTGTAGTGCCCAGCCACCTATTTACTGGCGTTGGCCTGGCGACGGTGACGTTTTACATGTGGAGCCACAGTTGCCAGCTGGGCGAGCTCTGGACAGGCCAGGGGCTCCTTTCAGCACCGGGCAACCCGCTAACCGGCGCCGCAAAGGGAAGGAGAAGCCTAGACGCGATCGGGCGCTAAACTTTAAGCGGCAAGGTGTTATTGGACCTGCAGCAGTGCAGATGAGCAACTTCCTGGGCTTGATCCCTGAACCCTAGGATCTACGATCTTACGTAGCGCTTCGCCGCAAAGTCGACGTGTTTCTATACGACCAGCTGCGACCTTGATTTGGGCTCGACCCCGGCAGCTCGTCAGCGCCCAGATTTGCCAAGGGTGCCAAGGATAGAAGCTATAGCGGGACCTCTCTCAGCTTAATGCAGTTGTCATGACGATTTGGCGCCGTTTCGAATGGGATATGGGTAATCGACTGGACTCATCCGTACTTTGTCGAGCTATCGACCTATTCATATTATACCAATTGTATTAtaggtttttttttatttgtTCCTCCGCCTGGACTGGCTATGCTGACGTATGTTGACGGCCTTAATTGACGACTTATTGGACTATATACACTACGCGAATATTCGTGCTCATTTGGCGCGCCTTGATCTATCGTGCTCGGGCATATTCTGTACCTGAGATCCATCTCCTCGGTTATCCTATTCGTAACCTGGTCTCAATTAATTTGCCCCATTTACCCCGAGTAAGCGAGAACTGGCTTGAAACTCCCCGACTTTTGGTCATGGAGCCTTTTCTCCCCAACTCGACCTAAGAAGTCGTATTATTATCCACTCTGTCGGAGCTAACGACGCTATCCCGCGGCCAAACCGTGCTCGGTGTGGTCAGAAACTCAGGATCACTGAATGACGGCGAAAACTACTACGCAAGTTATCAGAGTTCGGTCTGTATCAAGACAGCACCACCTTGAGGTAATATATGTTTTCATTATATAGAATTGAAGTTCTGTTTTCTTCCATTATAACACATTCTGCTATTCTCTTCGCAGTTATCCAATATTTACTTAGACTGCACGGTTCAATCGGAATTCACATGAACTGCAAACTGTTTACTTCAGTGTCTGACGACGACTCCTCTCTTAGTAGCACAAGATCAACATGATATGTGAACTCTTTCCGTCGTAACCGTGAGCTTATTCTCCCG
This region includes:
- a CDS encoding Ca2+ regulator and membrane fusion protein Fig1-domain-containing protein: MGSGTSSSSSSSSRRQKVQVGWYRFVPFLGYHHVLMILIAIAIILLSLLLAGCSSSSPLIPDIFLLSIYYKSYTAVPDTAQVDYNLHSAIENIAGDASLQARVGYFGICINPDGGSWLCSNNATALAKEVDVDQDPLNLIWLAAQFKDMIVFPYLIIIAIIFAFVCLLLLATFPGWHEETDSEGSDREVKPFPSRPVSQIALALIFISAIFVLVSVLWQHTASVAASVIAQDFGNGAVKSGVGTSAMVLGWFSFALLIVVTIGLLIMILSISVLSSMV